A window of Pyrus communis chromosome 3, drPyrComm1.1, whole genome shotgun sequence genomic DNA:
TTTGGCTCACGAGGCGGTTGGATGCTTCGTCACACATTGCGGTTGGAACTCGACTTTGGAGGCATTGAGTTTGGGGGTTCCGATGGTGGCATTGCCACAGCGGAGTGACCAGCATACGAATGCCAAGTACATTATGGATGTGTGGGAAGTAGGGGTTAGAGCTCCAACTGATGAGAAGGGGGTTGTAAGACAAGTAGTAGTAAAACAATGTATAAGTGAAGTAATGGAGGGGGAGAGAGGGAAGGAAATACAGAAGAACGCTGCGAAATGGAAAGAATTGGCCCGTAAAGCCGTGGATGAAGGCGGAAGCTCTGACAAAAACATTGACGAGTTTATTGCAAAACTGCAGACCCAAAGCTAGTGATGAAACCTAACCCCTGTCCCCATCTTTCCCTTgtatttttgttggttttgtttATAGAATAGTAAAGTTTATGTCTTTTCttctttatgtattttttttatcatttttttcttgtattatgaGGAGTTTAGTTTATATCCTCCTGCTTCAGtgtgccttttttttctttatcaatAAAATTCTCCTCATATTGtcaaaattattctaaaaaaaaaagctagtgATGAAGTCCAACAAAATCGAATTGAATAATTATCTTGGTTTGTAGCAAAAGAATCGAATATTTGTGTTGGTCCAACTCGACCTTTGGTCTCAACTTATGTAAGAGTTGCACTAAAATCATATCCTAATCGAGCTGGTCAAAGAATCATGGGACCATAGGCTAAaagatatctttttttttttttttttacataaaatcgATCTCTAATAGAGATTTGAGTCAAAATACCATGGGACCTACCGGGTTCAAATCCAGCCATACTTAGCCAGCCACCTCCCTCTCCGACGATATCCAGTTATTATCTATCAGAGTAGTTATCTTGGAGTTTAATTAAATCaacaaatagattttttttatccaaacaAGATTGTAGTTGGATTCCATCTTGTCATATGGCCTTCATGCATGGTTACGGGTGAATATATCAACATGGGGTTTGCTTAGAGTTGTTGGATGCATGGTCTTCATGCATGCATTGGATATGCGTCTGCAATGTGTGGGGCATATAGGCATTGAGAAAAACAAGATGATTGTTTTGGATGTGAAAAGAACCGTGTGTGACCATCCAACAAATTCAATGACGTGAAACCAAGGTGATTATTCCAACTTTGACTTATCTTTACCCCATCATTGATGTGAAAACTTAACATGGGGTTTGGGgatcattctttttctttaattaattctcTAAGTTAATTAGACAAAGACATCTTTGTTGGGGGTTTGGGGAAGAAGGAAGGCTGGGTATGGGGAAGAAGGAAGGTTGggttttggggaagaagaatgGCAGGAATACGTCGGAGAGGGAGGTGGCTGGCTAAGTATGGCTGGATTTGAACCCGGTAGGTCCCATGGTATTTTGACTCAAATCTCTATTAGAGATggattttatgtaaaaaaaaaaaaaaaaaagatatcttTTAGCCTATGGTCAAATGATTCTATGATCGGCTCGATTAGGATATGATTTTAGTGCAACTCTTACATAAGTTGAGACCTAAGGTTGAGTTGGACCAACACATATATTCGATTCTTTTGCTACAAACCAAGATAATTATAAAATTCGATTTTGTTGGACTTCATcactagcttttttttttagaataatttcgACAATACgaggaaaattttattgataacgaaaaaaaaatacacttaagTGGGAGGATATAAACCGAACTCCtcataatacaagaaaaaataataaaaaaaatacataaacaagAGAAGAGATAAACTCTACTattctagaaacaaaaacaacaaaaatacaaGGGAAAGATGGGTACAGGGGTCAGGTTTCATCACTAGCTTTGGGTCTGCAGTTTTGCAATAAACTCGTCAATGTTTTTGTCAGAGCTTCCACCTTCCTCCACAGCTTTACGGGCCAATTCTTTCCATTTCGCAGTGTTCTTCTGTATTTCCTTCCCTCTCTCCCCCTCCGTTACTTCACTTATACATTGTTTTAGTACTACTTGTCTTACAACCCCCTTCTCATCAGTTGGAGCTCTAACCCCTACTTCCCACACATCCATAATGTACTTGGCATTCGTACACTGGTCACTCCACTGTGGCAATGCCACCATCGGAACCCCCAAACTCAATGCCTCCAAAGTCGAGTTCCAACCGCAATGTGTGACGAAGCATCCAACCGCCTCGTGAGCCAAAACCTCCATTTGGGGGCACCACGAAACCACTAAACCCTTCTCGGATGTCTCCTCGATAAACCCTTTTGGGACCTTGGTTGCTTCTGATTCTCTAACCACCCATAAGAAACTACTTTTGCTCCTCCTCAAGCCCCAAGCCAGCTCCTCCATTTGTTCATCTTCGAGTTTTGCTAGGCTGCCAAACGATACATAAGCTACGGAACCTTTTGGCCTCTCGTTTAGCCATTTTATGCATGCATCATTGTCTGATTTGAAGAGGTTGACACTGTATTCTTTGTCATCTTTGAGTCGCTTATAGTAGTTGGACGGTATAGTTGGTCCAACGGTCCTCAATCGCAAAAGCTTAGCCATCCAATCCACCACCTAAgcagaaaaattaataacaattagattaatttatacttgaactaattaaaaattaatcaaatcaaagctATGGAACTGTGACTAAAAATGAGTGAGAGAACTTCACAATGTACTCACTTGTACTTCCAAGTCATAAAATGTGTTGCACAGGACCCAATCAGCTTTGTCGACATTCGAGAACTGACCCACAAGCACTCTGTAGGCAGCTGGGTAAGATCCACAATCCGAAACAAACGATGGCAAGTCCAAAGGATCAAGCGCTGGCAACCCGGGAAGCAAAATTTGAGACTGACCATCAGCAATAGGAAGCTTCAACAGCCCTCTGTGGACATGGTAGTAGACATTGTCAACGGCACAAGACTGAGTGAAGAAAACTGCCCCCGCTATTCCAAGCTTCTTGGCAACATCCAAAGGCCAAGGCATGAATGCATCATAGACAACACAATCCACGGGGGACCCTGAATTCGAAAGCTTCTCAAGAAGCTTGCCCAAATGTTTTGACCCCACTTGCCGGAACCTCTCCAAATAGATGTCTATTTTTGTGTCCCCTTTCCCAGTATCATCGAAGCCATCGGAGATGGTCTCCCAAGCTGCGCAAC
This region includes:
- the LOC137730309 gene encoding mogroside IE synthase-like, with amino-acid sequence MEKGQLRAYKAHCLILPFPSQGHINPMLQFAKLLDHKGVRVTLVTTRFLYKTMHSSGSSCAAWETISDGFDDTGKGDTKIDIYLERFRQVGSKHLGKLLEKLSNSGSPVDCVVYDAFMPWPLDVAKKLGIAGAVFFTQSCAVDNVYYHVHRGLLKLPIADGQSQILLPGLPALDPLDLPSFVSDCGSYPAAYRVLVGQFSNVDKADWVLCNTFYDLEVQVVDWMAKLLRLRTVGPTIPSNYYKRLKDDKEYSVNLFKSDNDACIKWLNERPKGSVAYVSFGSLAKLEDEQMEELAWGLRRSKSSFLWVVRESEATKVPKGFIEETSEKGLVVSWCPQMEVLAHEAVGCFVTHCGWNSTLEALSLGVPMVALPQWSDQCTNAKYIMDVWEVGVRAPTDEKGVVRQVVLKQCISEVTEGERGKEIQKNTAKWKELARKAVEEGGSSDKNIDEFIAKLQTQS